The Thiorhodovibrio frisius genome segment AACGAGTCGCGCCCGCCCAGCGACCGTGAACTCGACCGGATCGGCATCCCCGCCCATCTGCTCGCCATCGCTCTGACCCGCCATAACCGCGACAAGGAGCTGATTGTCGCCCGGCACAAGGCGGAGGAGGCGACGCGGGCGAAAAGCGAGTTCCTCGCCAACATGAGCCACGAGATCCGCACGCCGATGAACGCGGTGATCAATCTCAGTCGCCTGGCGCTAAAGACCGACCTCGACGCCCAGCAGCGCGATTACATCGAAAAGGTGCTGCGTTCCGGCGAAAATCTGCTCGGGATCATCAACGACATTCTCGACTTCTCCAGAATCGAGTCGGGCAAGATGGCCTTGGACGCAGTGCCCTTCCGGCTCATCGATCTGATCAGTGACGTCGCCGATGTCATCACCGTCAAAGCCGACGAACGCGAACTGGAAGTCCTGTTCGATATCCCGCCGCTGGAGCGCCTGCTGTTCGGTGATGCGCTGCGCCTGCGCCAGGTGTTGATCAACCTGCTCAACAATGCCGTTAAGTTCACCTTGCAGGGCGAGGTGGTGCTGGGCATCGATGTGGTGGATTGCAGCTCCGACAAGGTTCGGCTCGATGTGTTCGTCTGTGATTCGGGCATCGGCATTAGCCGCAAGCAGCGCCAACGGCTGTTTCGCCCCTTCGAGCAGGCCGACAGCTCGATTACCCGGGGGTTTGGCGGCACCGGTCTGGGCCTGTCGATCTCCCGGCATCTGCTGGGTCTGATGGGAGCGGAGCTTTCCCTGGAGAGCGCCCTTGGGGAGGGCAGTACCTTCAGCTTCACCCTCGACTTTCCGCTCTGCGAGGAGCATGAAGCGGACAAAGAGACACCAGAGCAACGCCCACAAATCGACCGCCGCATCCTGATCGTTGACGACAACCAGGTGGCCTGCCAGGTGCTCCAACACATGCTTGGCCGCTACGGCGCCAAGGCCGCAGCCGCAAGTGACGGCAGGCAGGGGATCGCCGCGCTGCGTGAGGCAGCGCGCGCAGGTTGTCCTTACGACTTGCTGCTGATCGACTATCAGATGCCGGAGCTGGACGGTATCGCGACCTTCAAGCAGGTGCTTCAGGATGCGGAGATCATGCCCAAACCAATGGCCGTGTTGGTCACCGCCTTCAGCTCAGAGGAGGTCGCCATCAAGGCCCGAAAGCTTGGGTTCGCCAACCTGCTGGAGAAGCCGATTAACCCCGCGCGGCTGTTTGAGGTGCTGCTTGATGGCGGCGCGGGTGGGCCGCGAGCGCGTGTTGCCTTCCAGTCCGGTAGGCCCTTGGCGGAGTTGGATGGGATTCGTGGCCAGCGGGTGCTGTTGGCCGAGGATCAAGACATCAATCGCCAGATCGCCACCGAACTGCTGGAGAGCATCGGCCTGCGGGTCACCACCGCCAACGACGGCCGCGAGGCGTTGGAACATCTCACCGCCGAGCCCGACGCCTTCGATCTGGTGCTGATGGACTTGCAGATGCCGGTGATGGATGGCTTCGAGGCGACCCGCCAGATCCGCGCCGATGCCCGCTGGGCCGAGCTGCCGATTGTGGCGATGACCGCTCATGCCATGAGCGCCGAGCGGCAGCGCTGCCTGGCGGCGGGCATGAATGACCATCTCGCCAAGCCAATCGACATCGATGCGCTGCACGCCGCCTTGGTGCGCTGGATCGCCCCGGCTGGGGCATCGATGCCCATTCCAGCATCCGTGGCGGATAAGGTGGCCATGGGGGAAGCAGCGGCCGAGACGCCGATGCCGAGCGCACTTCCTGGCATCGATCTGGCCGCCGGCCTGCGCCGGGTCGTCAATAATCGCGAGCTTCACGGCAAGTTGCTGCGCCACTTCCGCGACGGGCATCGTCGGGATGCCGAGACGATCAGCCGGGCGCTGGCCGAGGGTCGCTGGGCCGATGCGCGCCTCGTCGCCCACTCGGTCAAAGGGGTCGCCGCCAACCTTGGGGCCGAGCGGTTGGGTTCTGCTGCTGCGCGTCTGGAGGCGCGGCTCGCTGCCGGTGATGGTCTGGGCGATGATCTGGGTGAGGATTCTGGTGAGGATTCTGGCCAGGATTCAGATCAGCATCTGAACGAGGCGCTGGCCGTCTTTGCCGGCGCGCTTGAGGAGGTGATCGGCGGTCTCGACGACTTCCTCCCCGATGATCGCCCGGAGCCGAATCGCGCAGAGCCTGAAGCCGAGGCACCCAATCTCGACGCGGTCGCGCCGCTGCTCAGCGCCATCGCCCGGGAGGTCGAGTCCGACCTTGGCGCAGCCAATGACCATCTTGCGCTCTTGCACAAGCTCCTGCGTGCAAGCCAGGTGCGCGACCAGATGGCGCGCCTGGGACGCGCCATGTCGGACTACGACAGTGACGCAGCGCTGGCCATCCTGCGGGAAATCGCCGCCGCCCTAGGTCTGGAGATCAAGTTAGGTCTGGAGATCAAGATGGAATAATGCGCATGGTCACCGCCAACCTCCATTGACGTCACACCTATAACAAATGATGAAGATCGATGCGTGACAAAAATCGCCCGACTGTACTCATTGTCGATGATACCTCCGAGAATCTGGATATTCTGGTGGCAGCACTGACGGGCCGCTATTCCGTGGCCGGTGCCGACCTGCCGACCAACCATGCCTCACTCGTCGCCAGCATAAGTGTAACCAAAACGTGAATTATCTTCAGCAAGAGCTTGACCAACTGGTCAAAACCGACAGCCGGATCTTCGCCTTTATTCGGCAAGGTGCGCTCGATGGTCTGTGGTATTGGGATATCGAGCAGCCCGAAAACGAATGGATGGACGCCCGGTTCTGGGCCACCCTTGGCTATGACCCCGAGCAGATGCCGCATCGCGCCTCGGCTTGGCAGGACATTATTTTCCCCGAGGATCTGGCGCGAGCCACCGAGAACTTCCACAAGCATCTCGCCGATCCCTCCCACCCCTACGATCAGTTGGTGCGCTATCGCCACCGCGATGGCTCGACGGTTTGGGTGCGCTGCCGGGGGCTGGCGATTCGCGACGCCGACGGCAAGCCGACCCGCATGCTCGGTGCGCACAATGATGTGACTGCCGAGCATACTGCTCAGCAGCAGCTCAAAGACCATCTAGCCCAGCTCGAAGAAAAAACCGCCAAGCTTGAGGCGGTGCTCGCGGCCAGCCAGATCGGGGTCTGGAGCATCACGCAGCCCGAGCGAACGATCACCTGGGATCGACATCTGCTCACACCCGAGGAGCGTGGCACGCCTGGGAGCCTGAAATTTCAACAGGCGCTGGACATGATCCACCCCAATGACCGGGAGCGGGCGGAAGCGGCTTACGAAGCACTGCTGGCACATGGCATCGAACTGGACGAGGAGTACCGCGTTGTTCTGCCGAATGGGGATGAACGCGTGCATCGCTCCCGCGGCCGCGCGCGACCGCAAGTTGATGGCCAGAATGTGCGCGCTCTGGGGACGGTGCAGGATGTCACTGATCAGGTCGAAGCCCGTTTGGCGCTTGAGCAAAGCCGGCGATTCTCCGAGCAACTGCTCGCCAACATGGCCGATGGCTTCTCGGTGGTGGACGCGCAGAGCCGGCAGCAGGTCGCCAACAAGGCGCTGTGCAAGATGACCGGGTTCAGCGAAGCAGAACTGCTCGGCCAGTCGGCGCCCTTCCCCTACTGGCCGGAAGAAGCGTTCGAAACCCTGAATGCGGCCTTTGGAACAATGCTCAGCGTTGGGATGGGCGATTTCGAACTGATGTTCAAGCGCAAGACCGGCGAGCGGTTTCCCGTGCATCTTTCAACCGGCTCGCTGTGCGATACCACGGGGCAGGTCACACATTACTTTGCCAATATCACCGACATCAGCGCGCGTCGCGAGGCGGAGCGTCAGCTCAAGCGCGCCCATGCCTTCCTCAATCAGACCAGTCGGGTCGCGCGCGTGGGCGGCTGGGAATATGACCTGGTCAGTGGAAAGATCGAATGGACCGACTCCATCCGCGAAATCCACGAGGTTCCGCTGGACTTCGAGCCCAGTTACGAGAAAGCGATGGCCTTCTACACGCCAGAAACCGGCGTGCAACTCCAGCAGGCGGTCGCGCAGGCCATCGAAGACGGCACGCCCTATGGTCTGGACGTGCAGATGATCACCGCCACCGGCAAGCTTTTGTGGGTGCGCGCCGTCGGCAATGCCGAATTCGACAACGGGCGCTGCAAGCGGCTGTTCGGCACCTTTCAGGACATCGACGAGGCCAAGAAGATTCGCGAAGCGCTCGAACAGGCGCGGGCAGAAGCCGACACGGCCAATCGGTCCAAGTCGGAATTCCTCGCCAACATGAGCCACGAAATCCGCACCCCGCTCAACAGCGTCATTGGCTTCAGCGATCTGCTGCGCCAGTCGTCGGAGCTGAATGAAACTCAGCGCAATTATGTCGGATACGTGAATCAGTCGGCCAAGTCGCTGCTCGATCTGCTAAACGACATTCTGGATTTCTCCAAGATCGAGGCGGGCAAGCTTGAGCTGTCGCCAGAACAGATCGACCTCGATGACCTGACGCGCCAAATCATCGATGTGGTGCGCTACAAAACCAACGAGAAGGGGCTGGAGTTGCTGTTGCACATCGCCTCGGAGGTGCCCCACGTCATCCACGCCGATCCCATCCGGCTGCGTCAGGTGCTGATCAACCTGATCAGCAACGCCATCAAGTTTACCGAGGCCGGCCACATCCGCATCGACATCAGCGCAGAGCAAACGGACACGCCTGGCATCAGCGAACTGGGCTTTGCCGTCAGCGATACCGGGTGCGGGATTGCACTCGATCAGCAGGAACGCATTTTTGACGCCTTCACCCAGGAGGACGCCTCGACCACACGCAAGTTTGGCGGCACCGGACTGGGCTTGTCGATTTCCAACCGCCTGCTGAACTTGATGGGCAGCCGGCTTGAGCTCGACAGCGAGCCGGGTCAGGGCAGCACCTTCTCGTTTCGCGTGCGCCTGCCGAGCGAAGGCGGCCGGGCGCTGGATCGGCTGGCCGACAAGGCCGTGCTCGACTCCATACATCATGTGCTAGTGATCGACGATAATCTGAATAACGGCAAGATTATCCAAGACATGCTCGATCTCGTCGGCGTGCGCTGTACCACGGTGGACAACGGGCCGGCCGCGCTGACCTTCTTGCAGCAGCAGGCTGTCGACATCGCCATTGTCGACTACCAGATGCCTGTTATGGACGGCCTGGAGGTGATCCGCAGGATTCGCCAGCAGCTCAATCTCGGTGCCGAGTCGCTGCGCATCATGTTGTTGCACAGCCTGGTTGAAGATGTCCAACTGCGCGCGCAAGCAGCCCCGCTTGGCATCCATAAAATGGCCAACAAGCCAATCGACAGCCGCCAGCTCTACAATGCGCTGGTGGCGTTAAAGCTTGGCGGTGCGCTGGCTGAAGCAGAGGCAGGGCGCGGGAATGGGGCCGCGCCCGCGCAGGCTGGGGAGGATGCGATTGCGGCAAGCGCCGTCGCCACGCCCCAGACTGATCTGCGAATTCTGCTGGTGGACGATCATCCGCTCAACCTCATACTGGCACGACACCTGGTCGCCGAGATGCTTCCCGGAGCGCACATCGAGGAATTCAGTGGCGGTGAAGATGCCGTGCGTTACTGTACTGAAAACACGCCGGACTTGGTCTTGATGGACGTACAAATGCCGGGGATGAACGGCTATGACGCAACCAGCCAGATCCGCGCGCGCGAAAGCGGCAGGCGCGTGCCCATCATCGCCCTGACCGCCGGCACTCTGAAAGGCGAGAAGGAACGCTGCCTGCAAGCGGGCATGGATGATTACCTCGTCAAGCCAATCGACATCGATGCGCTGCACGCCGCCTTGGTGCGCTGGATCGCCCCGGCTGCGGCATTGATGCCTATTCCAGCATCCGTGGCGGATGAGGTGGTCAACGGGGACGCAGCGCCCGAGACGCCGTTGCCGAGCGCTCTTCCTGGCATCGATCTGGCCGCCGGCCTGCGCCGGGTCGCCAATAATCGGGCGCTTCACGGCAAGTTGCTGCGCCACTTCCGCGACGGGCATCGCCGGGATGCCGAGACGATCAGCCGGGCGCTGGCCGAGGGCCGCTGGGCCGATGCGCGCCTCGTCGCCCACTCAGTCAAAGGGGTCGCCGCCAACCTTGGGGCCGAGCGCTTGGGCTCTGCCGCCGCACGTCTGGAGGCGCGGCTCGCCGCCGGTGATGGTCTGGGCGATGATCTGGGTGAGGATTCTGGCCAGGATTCGGATCAGCATCTGGGCGAGGCGCTGGCCGTCTTTGCCGGCGCGCTTGAGGAGGTGATCGGCGGTCTCGACGAATTCCTCCCCGATGATCGCCAGGAGCCGGATCGCGCAGAACCGCAACCTGAAGCCGAGGCACCCAATCTCGACGCGGTCGCGCCGCTGCTCAGCGCCATCGCCCGGGAGGTCGAGTCCGACCTTGGCGCGGCCAATGAGCATCTTGCGCTCTTGCACAAGCTCCTGCGTGCAAGCCAGGTGCGCGACCAGATGGCGCGCCTGGGACGTGCTATGTCGGACTATGACAGTGACGCAGCGCTGGCCATCCTGCGGGAAATCGCCGCCGCCCTCGGTCTGGAGATCAAGATGGACTAAAGCGCATGGTCACCGCCAACCTCCATTGACGTCACACCTATAACAGAGGATGAAGATCGATGCGTGACAATCATCGCCCAACTGTACTCATTGTTGATGATACCCCCGAGAATCTGGATATTCTGGTGGCAGCACTGTCGGGCCGCTATTCCGTAGCTGCCGCCCGTGACGGTGAGCGGGCCCTAAAGGTGGCACGACGGCAGCCGCCGCCGGCGATCATCCTGCTCGACATTATGATGCCCGGGATCGACGGCTATGAGGTCTGTCGACAGTTGAAGGCGGACGCCGCCACCCGCGACATCCCGGTGCTCTTCCTCACCGCCCTGGCCGACGTGGACAGCGAAACCAAGGGGCTTGAGCTTGGCGCCGTGGACTACATCCATAAGCCGATCTCGGTCCCCTTGGTGCAAGTGCGGGTCGCCACCCATTTGGCCCTGGCGCAGGCCCGCCACCAACTTGCACTGCAAGTGGAGGAGCTGGTCGCGGCCGCGCGCTTGCGCGATGACGTCGACCGCATCCTCAGGCACGACCTCAAGGGGCCACTGAACCCGGTGATTGGCTTTGCCGACCTATTGCGCGATGAGCCGGAACTCAATAAAGAGCAGCGCGAATGCATGGATCTCATTCATGGCGCCGGCCTGAAGATGCTCGACATGATCAATCGCTCGCTGGATCTGTATAAGATGGAGCAAGGCAGCTATGAGTTAATCCCGCAACCCGTGGAGCTACTGCCGTTGTTGCAACGTGTGGCCCGCGATCTCGATTTCCAGGTACAGCAAAAGCACCTCAGCATCGCCTCAGAAGGTGAGGCCGGGCACCTCTTGGGCGATGAAATGCTCTGCTACTCGCTCTTTTGCAACCTGATCAAGAACGCCATCGAAGCCTCGCCAGAACAAGGCCAGATCACCGTCACCGTCGCCGACGCAGCCCCTGGATGGGTGGTGGCAAGCATCCACAACCAGGGCGCCGTCCCGGCATCAATCCGCGAACACTTCTTCGACAAGTACGTCACCGCCGGCAAGTCCAGCGGCACCGGACTCGGCACCTATTCAGCACGGCTGATGGCATCGACCCAGCATGGCGACATCGCCATGGAGAGCAGTGAGGATGTGGGCACGACCCTAACCGTTCGGCTTCCGGCTGCGACGGCGAACTACGACACATGAGGGAAATCAACCGCCTGCGCGATTGTCTGCCAAAATGTTCTTATTCGGGAGAAAATCCTTGTCCATGCAAGCCATTCCACCACTCTCGGCGCTCTTTGCGCGATCTCCGTTCAAGCCCATGCGACAGCACATGGCTGTGGTCCATGACTGCGTGGGCCTCGTCCCTGGGCTGTTCGATGCCTTGATCGACGGCGATGCGGCGGCGCTGCTGGCCGCGCGCGAAGCAATTGACGCCAAGGAGAGTGAGGCGGATGCCATCAAGAACGATGTGCGCTTGCATTTGCCCAAGAGCCTGTTTCTGCCAGTGGATCGACGCGATCTGCTGGCCATCCTGGAGGTGCAGGATAGGATCGCCGATGTGTCCCAGGATATCGCCGGGCTTTTGACCCAGCGTGAGCTGAAGGTCTTGGAGAGCATGCGCGAGGGTCTGCGAGAACTGGTCCAGCGCTGTGTTGAGGCCTGTGGTCAGGCGCGGGCTATTATCGATGAGCTTGACGAGCTGATCGAGACCGGCTTTCGTGGACCGGAGGCGGCGCGGGTGGAGGCGATGATTGCGCAGTTGAATCAAACCGAAACCGAGACCGACGCACTTGTGACCCGCCTGTTACAGACACTTTTTCAGCATGAGCAAACCATGGACCCGGTATCGGTGATGCTCTGGTACCAATTGATCCAATGGATCGGTAATCTGGCGGATAATGCCGAGAAGGTGGGGGAGCGCCTGCTGCTGCTGATCGCACGCTGATGTCGTCTCTAACTGCAATCGCCGGCTGCTTTGCTAGCTGGTCGCTGGCTGGCTCATCTGGCCGCCGCGTCTGTCTCCGCATGTGACTGGGTTCTAAAACAACCATGGAAATCATCGCCACCCACGGCACCCTCTTTCTCGTTCTTGCCATTGTCTTTGGGCTCTACATGACCTGGGGGATTGGCGCCAACGATGTCGCCAATGCCATGGGCACCTCGGTCGGCTCCGGGGCCATCAGCATCCGGCAGGCAATTCTCATCGCCGCGATTTTTGAGTTTGCCGGAGCTCTGATCGCGGGTGGCAATGTGACCGCGACCATCCGCAAGGGCATTATCGATCCCGGACCCATCGCCCAGACGCCCGAGTTGCTGGTCTACGGCATGCTCGCGGCGCTGCTTGCCGCCGCCATCTGGCTGATGATCGCGACCAGCCGTGGCTGGCCGGTGTCGACCAGCCATACAATTGTCGGCGCCATTGTTGGCTTTGGCGTGGCAGGTATTGGTGTCGATGCGGTGCAGTGGGCGGCCATTGGGCAGATTGCCATCAGTTGGATTCTCTCTCCACTGCTGGGCGGACTCATCGCCTGGCTGCTGATGCTGAGCATTCGCGAGCTGATCTTTACCAGCGACAATCCCTTCTTGAGTGCCAAGCGCTGGGGGCCGTTTTACCTGTTTCTGGTCGGCTGGATCGTCAGCCTGGTCTCCCTGTTTAAGGGACTCAAGCATCTCGATCTGCATCTGACCAACCTCCAAAGCCTGATGGTCGCCACGGTGATCGGTCTGCTGGTCGCCATCGCCGGCAAGCTGATGATCGATCGGGTGCAACCCAACGTCTCGGCTGATCGTGACTTCCATTTCGCCAGTGTCGAGCGTGTCTTTGCACCCATGATGCTCTTTACCGCTTGTGCGATGGCCTTTGCCCATGGCTCCAACGACGTGGCCAATGGTATCGGGCCGATGGCGGCCGTGGTCTCGATTGTGCAAAGTGGCGGTCAAGTCGGGCAAGAATCGGCGCTGCCGCTGTGGATTCTGGGGCTTGGTGGGATTGGCATTGTGGTCGGCCTGGCAACCATGGGCTATCGGGTGATGCAGACCATCGGCGTGCGCATTACCGAGCTGACCCCGACGCGCGGCTACTGTGCCACCCTGGCGGCGGCGGCCACCGTGGTGCTGGCCTCAAAAACCGGGCTGCCGGTGTCGACCACCCATATCGCGGTCGGTGCCGTAATGGGGGTCGGACTGGCCCGCGGCATCGGCGCGCTGGACATGCGGGTGATTGGCAATATTTTCGTGTCCTGGCTGGTGACCCTGCCGGCCGGTGCCCTGCTGGCGGCGATCTTCTTCTTCATCTTTAAGGCGATTTTCGGTTGAAGCCAGGCCGCAGTCCAATCGCTTGCGCTCAGGCCCGCTTGATCCGGGAGGGGCTTACCCTTGCCCGCTAGCCCGCAGCCGGCCCATGAGCATAAGTCCGGGTGTCGCGTCACATCGCTGCCGGGCCTGCTGCTCGAGCCGGTGACCGAGGTGCGCGTGGTCCGCGAGGTGCCGCTCGCCCAAGCGGTTCGCTTCAGCCAGATTATCGTGACCGGTCCCCCGGGTGCGGGCAAATCCACGCTAGTGCGTCAGCTCGGCGGCTGGCCGGAGGAAGGTTTTGTCGACCTGACCCGGCGCGGCTGGTGGCGGGCGGAAACCCTGGCCATGCGGCCCCGGGAAGTGCATCTGGGCCTGCCCTTCGTGGGCCATCAAGGTGCCATTGCGCTGTTCGACGAGGCCTGGCAGCGTGACTGGAAGACCCTGGTGCTCGATCCGTCGCGGGTGCAGCTGCCGCGCCCCAAGCGCCATTTGTTTTCCGTCGACTGGCTGGGGCGCTTCGTCTTTGAGTTCCTGCTGCCGCCGCCCGAGCGCATCTACGCCGATCGCTGCGTGCGGGCCCGGGAAGGGACGCATCCGGTGGATGAACGCATCGACCTTGAGCAGATCCGCACCCAGGTCGCCCTCTACTGCGCCGTCCTGGCGCTGTTTCACAGACACGGCATGCAGGTCTATGTGCGACAGCGGCTTCTTGGTCGACCGCTGCGGTTGTGCGGCCAGTCAGGCGATCAAGCAGGCGACCAGTCAGGTGGCCAATCAGGCGATCAGGCTGGCGCCCAATCAATCAGGAGCGAAGATGCTCGCGCCTGAAGCCAGCAATAAATTTCTACGCTTCTTCTATGAGCTGATTCAGGACATGGAAGACAGCGATGAACAGGCGCTTGAGGCCGTCCTGCCCCTCGGTGAGAAGAAGATCCGCGTGCCCGAGCCCAAAGTGCCGCTGCAAATCCACCTCGGCGGCGAGGATGGCTGCACCCTGGAGCTCAGTCCGGAAATCGTCGTCACCGCCGATGGGCAGTTTGTCCATAACGGGCAGTATCTGCTGTTCGACCCGGCGCGGTTCTTCTCCTCCGTCAGCGGGTTTTTGCGCTTGCGGCGTGGCGCCTCGCTCACCCTGGGGCGCAAGAACGCGGCTCAGCAGCAACTGCTCGACTACCCCGATGGCGTGGCCGACAAGCACCTGCGGCTGAAGCTGAACGAAAAAGGGCTGTCGTTCAAGAACCGCGCGCCGAGCCGGGGCGTGAGCATTGCGCCGCTGACTGATCGTCAGTCCATCGAGCGCATGGCGCGATGGCGCCAAGACAAGCTCAGGGCGCTCGCCGATCTGCTGCAGGCGCCCATTGAGGAGCCCCCGCGCGCGGCGGCGCTCGACTTGCTCGAGCAGGTGATTGCGATCATGCGCTGCGAGCCCCATCGACTGGCCGGCCGCGACGACCGCCCCGGCAGTGTCTTGCGCCTGCCAAGCCAGGCGATTCCGATCATCGTCGGCGACCTGCATGCCTGCATCGACAACCTGCTGGTGGTGCTGACCCAAAACGACTTTCTCGACGCGCTCACGCAGGGCCGCGCGGTGCTGATCCTGCTCGGCGACGCCGCACATCCCGACGAGCCAGGTCGGGAAGCCGAGATGGAGACCTCCATGTGGCTGATGGATTTGATCTTTCGCCTCAAGGTGCAGTTTCCGGATCGGGTGTTCTATCTGCGCGGCAATCACGACAGCTTTGCCGAGGATATTGCCAAGGGCGGCGTCCCGCAGGGGCTGGTGTGGGAGCAGGCGCTGCACGACCAGCGCGGCAAGCGCTACCGCGATGCAATGCACCGCCTTTACAATCGGCTACCCTACATCGCCTACTCGGCGGATTACATCTGCTGCCATGCCGGCGCGCCGACCATGAAATATTCGCGCGCGGACCTGATTAATGCCCGCCGCAAGCCGAAGCTCCAGCTACAGCTCACCCGGCTGCGTCCGCGCCATTCCAATAAGCCCGACGGTTATGGCGCCAGCGATGTGCGCCGGCTACGCAAACATCTCGACGTGGCCGCGCAGACGCCCTTCATCGTCGGCCATACGCCGCGCTCGGCCGACGAGGCGGTGTGGAGCGACGCCGGTGGCATCAAGCAGCATTTCGTGCTGTTTGGCGCGAATCCGAACAAAGTCGGCGTGCTCACCCGCTCAGGCGCAGAGATGCTGCCACTGACCTATCCCGTCGAGCCGCTGATGGCGGTGTATAACCGGTTGGTGCGCACCGGCCGCTTTGAAGCTGCGATGGGCGATTCCGATGACAATTACTTGCCAGAGACCGCGCCTGACCATCAGGAGGAACCATGAGACCCACCCGCCTACCCATGCTGCTGGCGCTGTTCGCCATAACGGCGCTGCCCGGCGCATTCTGCCAGGCGCGCGATTACCCTTGGGCGGTTGGCTCTTCGACCGTGTTCCCGTTCGCGACAGTCGTGGCCGAACAGGTGGGGCAGGATCAAGACTTCAAAACGCCGCGAATCGAAGCCTGGGGCAGCGGCGGCGGGGCCAAGTTCTTTTGTCACGGCCTCGGTGCCGATGAGGTCGATGTCGCGCTCATGTCTCGCGAGATGACGCCTGAGGAGCTGTCCTGGTGCCAGACGCACGGTGTCGGCGAGTTGCTACAGCTACGCTTTGGCAGCGACGGGATCACCTTGGTCACGCCCAGGGATCTGTCGCTCGAGCTGAGCCGAGAAGACCTCTATCTGGCCCTGGCGCGCGAGGTGCCGGACCCAGCCGATACCGATACCGATGCCGATACCGGGACCTTGATCGAAAACCCCTATCAGCGCTGGAATCAGATCAACCCCGCCTTGCCCGAGGCGCCAATCCAGGTCTACGGCCCGCCACCCACCTCCGGCACTTACGATCTGCTGATCAAGCTCGCGCTCGAGCCGGGTTGCCGCCGCGTCCCCCAGCTCAGCGCGCTCGAGTCCAGTGACCCCGCGCGTTTCCGCACCGCCTGCGGCGCCATCCGCGAAGACGGTCAGTATGTCGCATCGGGCGAGAACGACAATCTGATCGTGCGCAAAGTGGCCGGTTCAAACGGGGCGGTCGGGATTCTTGGCTTCAGTTACTACGACCAGAACCGCGACCAGCTCAACGCCGCCACCATCGACGGCATCGCCCCGGACTTAGACAGCATCTACACCGGCCACTACCCGCTGTCCCGCCCACTGTTCATCTACGTCAAATCCGAGCAACTCGCGGGAATACCAGGACTACGCCGCTTTCTCGAAGAGCTGCTCAGCCCGGCAGCAGCAGGAGAGGAAGGCTACCTGGTCGACCATGGCCTGGTCCCACTACCAGAGCAGGAGCGGGCCGACAACGCCCAGCGCATCCGCGCAATGAAGTGAGCTGCCTTACACGATCCCTTCGTCATTGCCAAAACGTGACACGCCATCATCAAAAGCTCTGAAAATGCAATTCAAGCGGCACATTGCAGCAAATTGACAAAGTCTCTTCCCGATGTCACCGGAGGAAGTGGCTTGTGATCTGCTTTGTACAGCGCGATAATTTCTTCAACGAGTTGGCATAATGTTTCAAACCTTTGCTGTTCATCATGACGACACGACTCCAAGCTGAAAT includes the following:
- a CDS encoding PAS domain-containing protein; its protein translation is MNYLQQELDQLVKTDSRIFAFIRQGALDGLWYWDIEQPENEWMDARFWATLGYDPEQMPHRASAWQDIIFPEDLARATENFHKHLADPSHPYDQLVRYRHRDGSTVWVRCRGLAIRDADGKPTRMLGAHNDVTAEHTAQQQLKDHLAQLEEKTAKLEAVLAASQIGVWSITQPERTITWDRHLLTPEERGTPGSLKFQQALDMIHPNDRERAEAAYEALLAHGIELDEEYRVVLPNGDERVHRSRGRARPQVDGQNVRALGTVQDVTDQVEARLALEQSRRFSEQLLANMADGFSVVDAQSRQQVANKALCKMTGFSEAELLGQSAPFPYWPEEAFETLNAAFGTMLSVGMGDFELMFKRKTGERFPVHLSTGSLCDTTGQVTHYFANITDISARREAERQLKRAHAFLNQTSRVARVGGWEYDLVSGKIEWTDSIREIHEVPLDFEPSYEKAMAFYTPETGVQLQQAVAQAIEDGTPYGLDVQMITATGKLLWVRAVGNAEFDNGRCKRLFGTFQDIDEAKKIREALEQARAEADTANRSKSEFLANMSHEIRTPLNSVIGFSDLLRQSSELNETQRNYVGYVNQSAKSLLDLLNDILDFSKIEAGKLELSPEQIDLDDLTRQIIDVVRYKTNEKGLELLLHIASEVPHVIHADPIRLRQVLINLISNAIKFTEAGHIRIDISAEQTDTPGISELGFAVSDTGCGIALDQQERIFDAFTQEDASTTRKFGGTGLGLSISNRLLNLMGSRLELDSEPGQGSTFSFRVRLPSEGGRALDRLADKAVLDSIHHVLVIDDNLNNGKIIQDMLDLVGVRCTTVDNGPAALTFLQQQAVDIAIVDYQMPVMDGLEVIRRIRQQLNLGAESLRIMLLHSLVEDVQLRAQAAPLGIHKMANKPIDSRQLYNALVALKLGGALAEAEAGRGNGAAPAQAGEDAIAASAVATPQTDLRILLVDDHPLNLILARHLVAEMLPGAHIEEFSGGEDAVRYCTENTPDLVLMDVQMPGMNGYDATSQIRARESGRRVPIIALTAGTLKGEKERCLQAGMDDYLVKPIDIDALHAALVRWIAPAAALMPIPASVADEVVNGDAAPETPLPSALPGIDLAAGLRRVANNRALHGKLLRHFRDGHRRDAETISRALAEGRWADARLVAHSVKGVAANLGAERLGSAAARLEARLAAGDGLGDDLGEDSGQDSDQHLGEALAVFAGALEEVIGGLDEFLPDDRQEPDRAEPQPEAEAPNLDAVAPLLSAIAREVESDLGAANEHLALLHKLLRASQVRDQMARLGRAMSDYDSDAALAILREIAAALGLEIKMD
- a CDS encoding hybrid sensor histidine kinase/response regulator is translated as MRDNHRPTVLIVDDTPENLDILVAALSGRYSVAAARDGERALKVARRQPPPAIILLDIMMPGIDGYEVCRQLKADAATRDIPVLFLTALADVDSETKGLELGAVDYIHKPISVPLVQVRVATHLALAQARHQLALQVEELVAAARLRDDVDRILRHDLKGPLNPVIGFADLLRDEPELNKEQRECMDLIHGAGLKMLDMINRSLDLYKMEQGSYELIPQPVELLPLLQRVARDLDFQVQQKHLSIASEGEAGHLLGDEMLCYSLFCNLIKNAIEASPEQGQITVTVADAAPGWVVASIHNQGAVPASIREHFFDKYVTAGKSSGTGLGTYSARLMASTQHGDIAMESSEDVGTTLTVRLPAATANYDT
- a CDS encoding TIGR00153 family protein, which gives rise to MQAIPPLSALFARSPFKPMRQHMAVVHDCVGLVPGLFDALIDGDAAALLAAREAIDAKESEADAIKNDVRLHLPKSLFLPVDRRDLLAILEVQDRIADVSQDIAGLLTQRELKVLESMREGLRELVQRCVEACGQARAIIDELDELIETGFRGPEAARVEAMIAQLNQTETETDALVTRLLQTLFQHEQTMDPVSVMLWYQLIQWIGNLADNAEKVGERLLLLIAR
- a CDS encoding inorganic phosphate transporter; this encodes MEIIATHGTLFLVLAIVFGLYMTWGIGANDVANAMGTSVGSGAISIRQAILIAAIFEFAGALIAGGNVTATIRKGIIDPGPIAQTPELLVYGMLAALLAAAIWLMIATSRGWPVSTSHTIVGAIVGFGVAGIGVDAVQWAAIGQIAISWILSPLLGGLIAWLLMLSIRELIFTSDNPFLSAKRWGPFYLFLVGWIVSLVSLFKGLKHLDLHLTNLQSLMVATVIGLLVAIAGKLMIDRVQPNVSADRDFHFASVERVFAPMMLFTACAMAFAHGSNDVANGIGPMAAVVSIVQSGGQVGQESALPLWILGLGGIGIVVGLATMGYRVMQTIGVRITELTPTRGYCATLAAAATVVLASKTGLPVSTTHIAVGAVMGVGLARGIGALDMRVIGNIFVSWLVTLPAGALLAAIFFFIFKAIFG